Within the Vibrio tasmaniensis genome, the region ATTCAAGAGAGTCAAAACGGCGACAGCTTTGCTCTGCTTGATTTCACGGTATTGTCGGGTGAGAGAAAGCCTGCTTCAGGTACAACACCATTACCGGACGATGGTTCCGAAGCTATCACTGTCATTCTATCGGGTATTCCTGATGGCGTTATAATCGAGGATGGTGACGGTACGGTAATTGATCTTAACTTTGTCGGTTACGAAACTGGACCTGGCGGTAGCCCTGATTTATCAAAACCTATCTATGAAGCGAATATTACGGAGGCGGGTACAACGTCAGGTATTCGTATTCGACCTGTCGACTCTTCGACCGAGAATATCCACATTCAAGGCAAAGTGGTCGTAACGGAAAACGATGGCCACACACTTTCTTTTGATCAAGAAATTCGAGTGCTGGTTGAGCCTATCATCGATACCTCAGCAACCTACAACAACGTCACAAACGGAAACGAAGATACTGCAATCAACATTGATTGGCACCCTGAAGGGGTTGACTATATCGACTCTGATGAGCATTTCACTTCAATTAAGATTTCCGGTATTCCACCGGGTGTCACACCCACCGTAAATGGCGATGTGACTGTTGTGAACGATGGTGCGGGTACGTTAACGATTACCCCTAAAGACGCGAATCAAACGCCGGAACAATTTACCCAAATTGCATTGGCGAATAACTTTATTCAAATGACTCCGCCAACTGACTCTAGCGTTGATTTCACATTGACGACAGAGGTAGACGTTGAGGAGCGTGATCACGAATATGTGGACTCTTCTAACCCAGGAGAGGGTATTGCGACTGCGACGGTTACAGGTACGATCAATGTTGTCGTAAGACCCGTTGTTGAGACTCATGATGGCATCGATAACAAACTTATCGTTGACGACGTGGCTGGAACAGGTTCTTTGGGAGCGGTGAGCGCAGATCCTCTGACTGGTGTACTTAAGTTTACAACCAACAGTGATAACCCATCTGCTACGGATGAATTTGTCATTCGATACCAAGAAACCGATGGATCCTCTGCTATTGAAGAAGTCGACCAACTGGTGATTCAATTAACAAATAATGACGTGAATCTAACTCCACTGTCAGATGACGTATTGAATCAATTACTCGTTATTGGTGCTTTTTATGAAGGCGATGGTCGTTGGGTTGTAACAAATGAGGACTTGTTTAGTATCAGTGCTCCGAATGGTCTTGTTTTTCCTTCAGGAAGTAACGGGGCCAACGGGCTTAATGATATCAATATGAACATCTTTAGCACAGTAATTGACCGAGGTGATGGTGTTGAGGTTGAAGCATCTGCAGCGGCTCGCAGAGACGGGCAAGTAACTCTAACATTCCCTCAAGTGGTTTCTGGGAGTACACAGGTTGCTGCAGACATTGCGATGACACCAAACAGTGTTGTCGATGCCATCGAGGACACACAGTTAGATTTGGGATCTGCGCTAAATAGTCTGGTCACTTTCTCTGGAGAAGATGCTTCAAAAGACCAAGTCACCATTATCATTGATGACTCTGTGACCATTACCCCGGGCGGTACTTTCCCGATCAGCTTAGGGGGAAGCAGCGAAGTCGATTTCGTTAATGGTAAATATGTGTTCGAAACAACCGTTGAACAGGGCGTCCCAACAGACTTCTCTGGGCTGTTACTTAACTTGCCAGCAGACTACTCTGGTGACTTTAGATTACCACTGACAATCGTGACCAAAGATACGCTCTCTGGTGATGAGAAAACGTTAGTTACCGAAGTCGTCATCAAAGTCGCGCCAGATGCGGAGACGGACCCTACGATCGAGGTGAATGTTATTGGCTCTCTTGATGATGCCTTTAATCCAGTCGATAACGATGGTCAGGCTGGACAAGATCCGGTGGGTTACGAAGACACCTACATTCAACTCGACTTCAATTCGACTATTTCGGATCAGGTCTCAGGCGACGAAGGCGGTCAAGAAGCGTTTACATCGATTACCTTAACGTTGGATGACCCTTCGATAGGGGCATTCTATGACAATACGGGCACCTCACTAGGGACCTCTGTCACGTTTAATCAAGCTGAAATCGCAGCGGGGGCACTCGATAATGTGCTCTTTAGAGCGATAGAAAATTACCCGACTGGAAATGATATTAACCAAGTGCAGGTTAATGTTAGCGGTACAGTCACTGATACCGCAACCTACAATGATCCAGCCTCTCCGGTAGGCACGGCAAGTGACTCTGATACCTTCAATACAAGTGTTCGTTTTGATGTTGTTCCGGTTGTCGATGATGTACTTGTCTCTGGGCCGGGTAGTGATCCTGATGTTATCGAGATTACCGGCAACGAAGACCAGCTTATTTCCTTGTCAGGTACAGGACCTGTATCGATTGCACTGACTGACCTTGATGGATCAGAACAGTTTGTATCGATTAAGTTCACTGACGTCCCTGATGGCTTCCAGATGCGTGTAGATGCGGGCTCAGCTTACACTGTGAAAAACAACGGTGGCGGTGAGTGGAGTGTTCAACTGCCTCAAGCTTCTGGGCTTTCATTCGACTTGAGTGAAATTTCGATTTTACCGCCTAAAAACTTCAGTGGTACTGCTGAGTTTGGTGTTGAAGTCTTCACTCAAGAGTCGCTACTGGGCGTACCGACTGCGGCTGCAAACTTACCAAGCTTCAAACTGCATGTGGTGCCTGTTGGTGACGATGTTGATACCAACCCTACGGACTCTGTAACGGGCAACGAGGGGCAGAATATTGATATCGAAATCAATGCGACTATTTTAGATAAAGAATTGTCGGCCACAGGAAGCGGAACGTATACCGAAAATGCGCCAGAAACCCTTCGAGTCGAAGTGGCTGGCGTTCCTCAAGATGCTTCTATCTACTATCCTGACGGAACGACCTTGGGTAGTTATGATCCAGCGACGCAACTCTGGACACTAAACGTTCCAGCTCAGTCGTTAGATAAGATCGTATTTAACTCTGGCGAACATAATAGTGATACAGGTAATGCTTTGGGTATTAATGGTCCACTGCAGATTACCGTTCGTTCTGTGGATACAGATGCTGATAACACTGAGTATTTAGGCACACCAACGAGTTTCAATGTTGATTTAGTGATTGATCCTATCAACGATCAACCGACCTTTGTCAATGTGACTAACCTTGAAACGACAGAAGACTCTACTGGTGTGGCAATCAACAACTTTAGTATCTACGATATCGACGCAAACTTTGATAATCCAGATGCACCGTATGTACTGACGCTAAAAGTTGACCAAACACTGCCGGGTGCACAGGGCGAGTTTGTACTCCCAAGCACTCAATCCAATGGTGTGACATTTGTATTGCAGGCTGATGGCTCACTTGTCATGACAGGTAAAGAAGCTGACATCAATGCAGCGCTAACTAATGGCGAGGTTACGTTCAAACCGGACCCGGATCAGAACTATCTCAATCAGGGTGGGTTAGTGACCATTAATGCTACGATCGATGACGGTGGTAATAACGGTTTGATTGATGCGGGTGATCCGAATACCGCTCAAACGAATCAAACTACCTTCACTATTAAAGTGACGGAATATAATGATGCTCCGATAGCGGCCAATGTTGATTTGGGCTCGATTCCGGAAGATGGCCAAATCGTGATTGTTGAGGGTGACTTGATTACGGCAAGCTCTGATATCGAAAATCATAACCTTACCGTAACAGATATCAGTCTTACTCAAAATCAAGGTCAAGGTCAGCTTCAGAGGTTTGAGAACATTGCTGGGGCGGATGACAATTCGATTAATGGTCCATACTGGGTGTTCACGGCAGCTGATGATTATAATGGAGACGTCAAATTCAATTACTCCATTATCGATGATGGTACAACCGACGGTTCGCCGGACTTCAAAGTGGGCAGTGCGGAAATCAGCCTTGTAGTTACAGAAGTTAATGACCAACCAGTGGCAACCGATATTGATTTGGGCACCATGCTTGAAGAAGGTCAGCTAATCATCAAAGCTGAAGACCTGATTACAGCGACGACAGACCCTGAGGGGCATGCCATTACGGTAACTAAGGTCGAAATCGATCAAGGTCAGGGGCAAATTCAGAAGTTTGAGAACGTTGGTGGGGCGGATGACAATTCGATTAATGGCCCATACTGGGTATTCACGGCAGCTGATGATTACAATGGCGATGTTACATTCACCTATACAGTAGAAGATAACGGTACAACCAATGGCTCAAATGATTTCTTAACGGATACCGCGGAAATCAGCGTTGTGGTACAAGGTGTTAACGATACACCTGTTGTTAATGGTGACAATGTCACTGATTTTATTGATGAAGACGCTGGCCAGTTGCTGAGTGGCATCAATGTCAGTGACCCTGATTATGTTGATACATTTTCTAATGACTTAATGACGGTCACTTTGACGGTGGATTACGGAACGTTAAATGTGTCGCTGCCTGCCATGACAACTGTGATGGTGAATGGCAACAACACAGGTTCGGTCATCTTAGTCGGTACTTTGAACGATTTAAATGCATTGATTGACACACCGACTAGCCCAGCGGGTGTTTATCTGGATGCGAGCTTGTCTCCAACCAATAGCATTGGTTTGGAAGTGATCGCGAAAGATAGCGGAAACCCTTCTGGTATCGTCATTGAAACCACGCCAGTTATCTATGACATCGCAGTGACTCCCGTGGCGAATGCGCCGACCTTGTCGATTGATACTGTGTCTAACTACGTCAGAAATATCACGGCGAGCCAGTCAGTAAGCGCTAGCGGCGTTCCTTTGGTTGGTATTATTGCTGTCTTGACAGATATTACGGAAGAGCTAACGCTACGTATCAGTGATGTGCCTGTCGGTGCTCAAATTACGAGTGATGTGGGTTCAGTGACGGATGTCGGTGGTGGTGTTTGGATTGCTACGGCGGATGCGATTGAATCGGTGAAAGTGGTCGGTCTTTCTGAAACGCCGGGAAGCTACACACTCAAAGTGGAGGCGGTTTCAGAAGAGCTAGATAACAGCGATACCGCAACATCGGCTTCGATAGACCTCAACTTGAACATTGTGTCTAACGGGGTTGATATCGATTTAGCGACAGAAACCGACGATGTTCAGCTATTGGCAGGGGCTGGCAATATCGACCTGACAGCAGGTTCTGGAAATGATCGTCTGGAAGGTGGTTCGGGTGACGATACGCTCGTGGGCGGTGACGGTAACGACACACTCATTGGCGGCGGCGGTTCAGATATTCTAACCGGTGGAAATGGTATGGATTCGTTTGTATGGTTCAACATCGAAGATGGTGTCGAAGATACGATTACCGACTTTAGCCTATCTGAAGGAGACCAACTCGATCTAAGAGAAGTGTTACCTGAGCTGAAAAGTGCCTCACCAGATATAACAACACTGCTGCAACACATTGATGCGAAGGTCGACGGGGATGATATTGAACTTACGATTAATCCAGATGGTTTAGGTACAACAGAGCAAGTGATTGTGGTGGAAGATCTTGCACCTCAGCTGACGTTAAATGGCACTATGCCCTCGGATATTCTGGATGCGCTAGTGCAGCAAAATGTCATGACTCACGGTTAACGTTAAATTGATAATCTCGAGCAGTTCGAGATAAATAGTTAAACCCTAACGAAATAGGCCAGTAATACTGGCCTATTTTTTTGTCACGATTTATTGATTGAGCCTGGATTAACCAAGAAAAAGCCCATGTTATTGAATAACATGGGCTTCATTTTAGTTTTTAACTTGTGAATCGCTTATTAAATTACTTAGCAATTGACTCGTTGTTCATCTTAGCCGGAGCTTTAGATGCGTTAACCAGTAGGATACCAACGGTGAGTACCATCGAACCACATAGTAGGAACAACAAGCGTCCTGTCGGTTCATTTGGAATCAGAGCCATTGCTAGAATACCGAAACCTGCTGTGCTGATAAGTTTACCAAGCATTGAACGCTGTTTAGTATCTAGGTTTTGTTGCTCTTCACCTTCAGCGACTAATGGTGTGTTCCAGTTAGTGAATAGTTGATCAACTTCTTTCTCACGCTCTGGCGATAGGCCTTTGTAGAAGCGAGAAGTCATGATGAAGTAACCACCAGTGAACACGACGTGAGCTGCTAAGCTTAGACCCACTTTCAAGTCGCTCCATTCACGGCCAGTAAGCGCTGTTTCTAGACCAAATAGGTTTTCGATGTCTTCTGCTTGAAGCGAGATACCGAAGATGTAAGAAACAAAGCCACCAACCACTAGGGTAGACCAACCAGCCCAGTCAGGCGTCTTACGAATCCACATACCAAGTAGTACAGGGATAAGCATTGGGAAGCCAATCAACGCACCTACGTTCATTACGATATCGAATAAGCTCAAGTGACGCAGTGAGTTAATGAACAAGCCAATCGCGATGATGATAACACCCATCATGATAGTGGTTAGCTTACTTACAATAACCAGCTCTTTCTGGGTCGCGTTCTGACGAAGAATCGGGCTGTAGAAGTTCATTACAAAGATGCCAGCGTTACGGTTCAAGCCTGAATCCATAGAAGACATTGTTGCAGCGAACATTGCTGACATAAGAAGACCAACCATACCTGCTGGCATTACGTTCTGTACGAATGCTAGGTAAGCAGCATCACCAGCTTTATCACCCATTGAAGCGTACTCCAATGCGAAATCAGGCATGAATGCACTTACGTACCAAGGCGGTAGGAACCAGATTAGTGGGCCAACAACCATAAGGATACATGCTAGGCCTGCCGCTTTACGCGCGTTTTCACTGTCTTTTGCACATAGGTAACGGTAAGCGTTGATGCTGTTGTTCATTACACCGAACTGCTTGACGAAGATGAACACAACCCAAAGAACGAAGATGCTCATGTAGTTTAGGTTGTTACCTAACATGAAGTCGCCGTCGAAATTTGCAACGATGTTAGTTAGGCCACCACCGTGGAAGTAAGCTGCAACCGCACAAGTAATCGTAACTGCCATGATAACGAGCATTTGCATGAAGTCAGAAGCAACAACTGCCCAAGAGCCGCCCGTTACTGCCATCAATACTAGAACCATACCCGTTACCACAATGGTTGCTTCCATTGGGATGTTGAATACCGCTGCTACAAAGATAGCAAGACCATTCAGCCAGATACCCGCAGAGATAAGGCTGTCAGGCATACCGGCCCATGTGAAGAACTGTTCAGACGTTTTACCAAAGCGCTGACGAATAGCTTCGATCGCCGTTACCACACGAAGTTGGCGGAACTTTGGAGCGAAGTACATATAGTTCATGAAGTAGCCAAAAGCATTGGCTAAGAATAGGATTACAATAACGAAACCGTCATTGAACGCGCGTCCTGCGGCACCTGTAAACGTCCATGCTGAAAACTGTGTCATGAAGGCGGTTGCACCAACCATCCACCACAACATTTTGCCGCCCCCTCTAAAGTAATCACTAGTCGACGTGGTGAACTTACGGAACATCCAACCAATAGCGATCAAAAAGAAGAAGTAGGCGAGAACAACAAAAGTATCAATAGTCATCTTTTCAGCCTTTTAAATATCATAATTAACTGGTCTTAGATTAACGCGTTCAAAGGTTTATTTGTACTACAATATGTCTTTAGTATGATCTAGGTCGCATTGATTTTTTGTGGGTTGCTGATTTGCCAGTTAACTAATTGTTTTTAAAGGGTTTGATTGGCGGTTGAATTTGTGCGAGGTTAAAGGTAAATAACCTTTTAATTGTTCATATGTATTACAATATAAGCGATGTGCTTATGAAAGTAGGTATGTATAGGATTTTAGTTATAACCGTAACAAGTGTGCTACAAATTGGTGTGTTGTGCGACGACATTCACGTTAATTTGGAAATCAATAATGAAAATTTTTTCACTGGTAAATAAGTGTAGCTGATTGTTTTCACTTCGCTATTTTCTTTTAGTCAGCGTAATAATCGGCAGATAACAAAAAGCCCCACCGAAGTGAGGCTTGATTACGAAATCTAAAATAGATTAAGCGTTAACGTGATCAACTGCGTCACGAACAAGCTTGCCTAGTTCGTCCCACTTACCTTCGTCGATAAGGTTAGTTGGAACCATCCAAGTACCGCCACATGCAAGTACAGAAGGGATCGATAGGTATTCATCGACATTCTTTAAGCTTACGCCGCCAGTAGGCATGAATTTAACAGGGTAAACAGCGGTTAGTGCTTTAAGCATACCAGTACCGCCAGAAGGCTCAGCAGGGAAAAACTTCAACGTGCGAAGGCCCATTTCCATTGCTTGCTCAACTAGGCTCGGGTTGTTAACACCCGGTACAATAGCAACGCCTTTATCGATACAGTATTGAACAGTGCGAGGGTTGAAACCTGGGCTTACGATGAAATCAACACCAGCTTCAATAGATGCGTCAACTTGCTCGTTAGTCAGTACAGTACCTGAACCGATTAGCATGTCAGGGAACTCTTTACGCATGATGCGAATCGCTTCGATTGCACATTCTGTACGTAGTGTAATTTCTGCACATGGCATGCCGTTTTCAACCAGTGCTTTGCCTAGGGGGATGGCATCTTCAGCACGGTTGATAGCGATTACAGGGATTACTTTTAGGTTTGCTAGTTGTTCATTTAATGTAGTCATGAATTCTTTCTCACGTTAATAATGGGTCTACTTTCAACTAAGCAAACCCTTGATTAATAGTTAAAGTGCGTAATTATAGAGACAAATCAGGCGTCGCATCTACAGGAATGATCGCACCTGGATGCTGAATCACGGTCCCTGCCACAATGTGGCCTGCGAATGCTGCGTCACGCGCATTGCCACCGCTCAAGCGTTTAGCTAAGAAGCCTGCACTGAACGAGTCGCCAGCGGCTGTTGTATCAACAATGTTGTCTACTGGGTTGGGTGCAACGTACTGAGCGCTTTGGCTTTCAACCACTAGGCAGTCTTTCGCGCCACGCTTAATGATGATCTCTTTCACACCAGACTCAGACGTACGTGCAATACACTGTTCAATGCTTTCGTCACTGTACAATTCTTGCTCGTCATCGAACGTCAGTAGCGCTGTATCGGTGTACTTAAGCATTTTCAAGTACCAAGAAATCGCTTCTTGTTGGCTTTCCCAAAGTTTAGGACGGTAGTTATTGTCGAAGAATACTTGGCCGCCTTGAGCTTTGAATTTGTCTAAGAAATTGAATAGCTGCGTGCGTCCATTCTCTGTCAAGATAGCAAGTGTAATACCGCTTAGGTAAACCGCATCAAAAGAGAATAGCTTATCAAGTAGAGCTGGCGTGTCTTGCTGATCAAACATGAACTTCGCTGCAGCATCACTACGCCAGTAGTGGAAGCTACGCTCACCAGTTTCATCGGTCTCGATGTAATAAAGCCCTGGTTGTTTGTGATCGAGCTGAGCCACTAAGCTTGTATCAATACCTTCAGCTTGCCACTTTTCTAGCATGTCAGTACTGAATGGGTCAGTGCCTAGCGCGGTGACATAGCTTGTTTGGATACCATGCTCTTTTGTTAAGCGTGACAGGTAAAGTGCTGTATTCAGTGTATCGCCACCAAAACTTTGCTTAAGCCCGTCTTGTTTCTTTTGTAGCTCAACCATGCACTCGCCAATGACCGCGATGTTTAATGATTTCATATGCTTACCTTAGCAACTGAGGTTGCGCTATTCATTATTTTAGGAAATCTTCACGCGCAGGGTTGAAGATATCGAGAAGGATGCTGTCTTGCTCTAGTGCAACCGCACCGTGCATCATGTGTTTACGAGCGAAGTAAGCGTCGCCTTCTTTAAGTACTCTCTTCTCGCCCTCAATCTCAGCTTCAAAGCTGCCGCGAACAACATAACCGATTTGGTCATGAATTTCGTGTGTGTGAGGATGGCCAATCGCACCCTTATCAAAACAAAGGTGTACAGCCATTAGATCGTCAGTATAAGCAACGATTTTACGCTTAATACCGCCGCCCAATTCTTCCCATGGATTTTCATCTAGCATAAAGAAAGAGTTCATTGTGTATCTCCTAATCTGTTTAAATCTTTTAAGTGTTACTTAGCTTGCATTCATAATAAGGGAACGAGCCTAATTGTAATACAATATATCTAAAATTGTGTGATATTGATCAAGAGATACTTTATATAGCATAAATAAATCAACAACTTAGTAAATGCTCGATGTTTACTATTTACCATCTACATCAATGACTTATGGTTAATTATGTGATTCTGCTCATCATTTTATGACGAATAGGTATGATTAAAGCTCATATTGTATTACTTTATATGGAGTTTGAAAATTTAATCAAAGTTTAAACAGATAAACTCTTTATTGAGGGTGACAAAGAATATGACGACTAAACCAGTATTGTTGACTGAAGCAGAAATAGAGCAACTTCACCTTGAAGTGGGCCGTTCGAGCTTAATGGGCAAAACCATTGCAGCGAACGCGAAAGACCTAGAGGCGTTCATGCGCTTACCTATTGATGTTCCAGGTCACGGAGAAGCGGGTGGTTACGAGCATAACCGCCATAAGCAAAATTACACGTACATGAACTTAGCTGGTCGCATGTTCTTGATCACTAAAGAGCAAAAGTACGCTGACTTCGTTACAGAATTACTAGAAGAGTACGCAGACAAATATCTAACGTTTGATTACCACGTACAGAAAAACACCAACCCAACAGGCCGTTTGTTCCACCAAATCCTGAACGAACACTGCTGGTTAATGTTCTCAAGCTTAGCTTACTCTTGTATTGCTTCAACCCTGACACAAGAACAACGTGACAACATTGAGTCTCGCATCTTCGAACCCATGCTAGAAATGTTCACGGTTAAATACGCACACGACTTCGACCGAATTCACAACCACGGTATTTGGGCTGTCGCTGCGGTAGGTATCTGTGGTCTTGCTTTAGGCAAGCGAGAGTACCTTGAAATGTCGGTTTACGGCATCGACCGCAACGATACGGGGGGTTTCCTAGCGCAAATTTCTCAATTGTTTGCACCTTCTGGTTACTACATGGAAGGTCCTTACTACCACCGTTACGCAATTCGCCCAACGTGTGTGTTCGCAGAAGTGATTCACCGTCATATGCCTGAAGTAGATATCTACAACTACAAAGGCGGCGTGATTGGTAACACAGTACAAGCAATGCTGGCGACAGCGTATCCGAACGGTGAATTCCCGGCATTAAACGATGCTTCTCGTACGATGGGTATCACAGACATGGGTGTTCAGGTTGCGGTAAGTGTTTACAGCAAGCATTACTCTTCTGAAAACGGCGTAGACCAAAATATTCTGGGTATGGCGAAGATTCAAGACGCA harbors:
- a CDS encoding sodium:solute symporter family protein, with the translated sequence MTIDTFVVLAYFFFLIAIGWMFRKFTTSTSDYFRGGGKMLWWMVGATAFMTQFSAWTFTGAAGRAFNDGFVIVILFLANAFGYFMNYMYFAPKFRQLRVVTAIEAIRQRFGKTSEQFFTWAGMPDSLISAGIWLNGLAIFVAAVFNIPMEATIVVTGMVLVLMAVTGGSWAVVASDFMQMLVIMAVTITCAVAAYFHGGGLTNIVANFDGDFMLGNNLNYMSIFVLWVVFIFVKQFGVMNNSINAYRYLCAKDSENARKAAGLACILMVVGPLIWFLPPWYVSAFMPDFALEYASMGDKAGDAAYLAFVQNVMPAGMVGLLMSAMFAATMSSMDSGLNRNAGIFVMNFYSPILRQNATQKELVIVSKLTTIMMGVIIIAIGLFINSLRHLSLFDIVMNVGALIGFPMLIPVLLGMWIRKTPDWAGWSTLVVGGFVSYIFGISLQAEDIENLFGLETALTGREWSDLKVGLSLAAHVVFTGGYFIMTSRFYKGLSPEREKEVDQLFTNWNTPLVAEGEEQQNLDTKQRSMLGKLISTAGFGILAMALIPNEPTGRLLFLLCGSMVLTVGILLVNASKAPAKMNNESIAK
- a CDS encoding bifunctional 4-hydroxy-2-oxoglutarate aldolase/2-dehydro-3-deoxy-phosphogluconate aldolase; its protein translation is MTTLNEQLANLKVIPVIAINRAEDAIPLGKALVENGMPCAEITLRTECAIEAIRIMRKEFPDMLIGSGTVLTNEQVDASIEAGVDFIVSPGFNPRTVQYCIDKGVAIVPGVNNPSLVEQAMEMGLRTLKFFPAEPSGGTGMLKALTAVYPVKFMPTGGVSLKNVDEYLSIPSVLACGGTWMVPTNLIDEGKWDELGKLVRDAVDHVNA
- a CDS encoding 2-dehydro-3-deoxygluconokinase, which encodes MKSLNIAVIGECMVELQKKQDGLKQSFGGDTLNTALYLSRLTKEHGIQTSYVTALGTDPFSTDMLEKWQAEGIDTSLVAQLDHKQPGLYYIETDETGERSFHYWRSDAAAKFMFDQQDTPALLDKLFSFDAVYLSGITLAILTENGRTQLFNFLDKFKAQGGQVFFDNNYRPKLWESQQEAISWYLKMLKYTDTALLTFDDEQELYSDESIEQCIARTSESGVKEIIIKRGAKDCLVVESQSAQYVAPNPVDNIVDTTAAGDSFSAGFLAKRLSGGNARDAAFAGHIVAGTVIQHPGAIIPVDATPDLSL
- a CDS encoding cupin domain-containing protein, whose product is MNSFFMLDENPWEELGGGIKRKIVAYTDDLMAVHLCFDKGAIGHPHTHEIHDQIGYVVRGSFEAEIEGEKRVLKEGDAYFARKHMMHGAVALEQDSILLDIFNPAREDFLK